In a genomic window of Mastomys coucha isolate ucsf_1 unplaced genomic scaffold, UCSF_Mcou_1 pScaffold19, whole genome shotgun sequence:
- the Fgl2 gene encoding fibroleukin, which produces MRLPGWLWLSSAVLAACRAVEEHNLTRELEDASAQAACPARLEGSGRCEGSQCPFQLTLPTLTLQLPGQFGSMEEVLKEVRTLKEAVDSLKKSCQDCKLQADDHRDPGGNGGNGAETDYRVQELESQVNKLSSELKNAKEEIQGLQGRLETLHLVNMNNIENYVDNKVANLTFVVNSLDGKCSKCPSQEHIQSQPVQHLIYKDCSDYYMIGRRSSGTYRVTPDHRNSSFEVYCDMETTGGGWTVLQARLDGSTNFTRAWRDYKAGFGNLEREFWLGNDKIHLLTKSKEMILRIDLEDFNGLTLYALYDQFYVANEFLKYRLHIGNYNGTAGDALRFSRHYNHDLKFFTTPDRDNDRYPSGNCGLYYSSGWWFDACLSANLNGKYYHQKYKGVRNGIFWGTWPGVSQAQPGGYKFSFKQAKMMIRPKNFKP; this is translated from the exons ATGAGGCTCCCTGGCTGGCTGTGGCTGAGCTCTGCGGTCCTCGCTGCCTGCAGAGCGGTGGAGGAGCACAACCTGACCAGAGAGCTGGAGGATGCGAGCGCCCAGGCTGCCTGCCCCGCGAGGCTAGAGGGCAGCGGGAGGTGCGAGGGGAGCCAGTGCCCCTTCCAGCTCACCCTGCCCACGCTCACCCTCCAGCTCCCGGGGCAGTTCGGCAGCATGGAGGAGGTGCTCAAAGAAGTGCGGACCCTCAAGGAAGCAGTGGACAGTCTGAAGAAATCCTGCCAGGACTGCAAGTTGCAGGCTGACGACCATCGAGATCCCGGCGGGAATGgagggaatggagcagagacggaCTATCGAGTCCAGGAACTGGAGAGTCAGGTGAACAAGCTGTCCTCGGAGCTGAAGAATGCGAAGGAGGAGATCCAGGGGCTGCAGGGGCGCCTGGAGACGCTCCATCTGGTAAATATGAACAACATCGAGAACTACGTCGACAACAAAGTGGCAAATCTAACCTTTGTGGTCAACAGTTTGGATGGCAAGTGTTCCAAGTGCCCCAGCCAAGAACACATCCAGTCACAGCCGG TTCAACATCTAATATACAAAGATTGTTCTGACTACTACATGATAGGAAGGAGAAGCAGTGGGACCTACAGAGTTACACCTGATCACAGAAATAGCAGCTTTGAGGTCTACTGCGACATGGAGACCACGGGTGGAGGCTGGACAGTGCTGCAGGCTCGCCTTGATGGCAGCACCAACTTCACCAGAGCATGGAGAGACTACAAAGCCGGCTTTGGAAACCTTGAACGAGAATTTTGGCTGGGCAACGATAAAATTCATCTTCTGACTAAGAGTAAGGAAATGATCTTGAGAATAGATCTCGAAGATTTTAATGGTCTCACACTTTATGCTTTGTACGATCAGTTTTATGTGGCTAATGAATTTCTCAAATACCGATTACACATTGGTAACTATAATGGCACGGCAGGGGATGCCTTACGTTTCAGTAGGCATTACAACCATGACCTGAAGTTTTTCACTACCCCAGACAGAGACAATGATCGGTACCCCTCTGGGAACTGTGGGCTCTATTACAGCTCAGGCTGGTGGTTTGATGCATGTCTCTCTGCAAACTTAAATGGCAAATATTATCACCAGAAATACAAAGGTGTCCGTAATGGGATTTTCTGGGGCACCTGGCCTGGTGTAAGCCAGGCACAGCCAGGTGGCTACAAGTTCTCCTTCAAACAGGCCAAAATGATGATTAGACCCAAGAATTTCAAGCCATAA